A region of the Agrobacterium sp. RAC06 genome:
ATCGCTGCATCAGCACCGCGAGCGCGATCACGGCTTCCTGTAACGCAAAGGTGGCGCCGATGCAGACGCGTGGACCGGCGCCAAATGGCAGATACTGAAAGCGGCCGATCTTCTCGCGCTCCCCTGGCAGAAAGCGGGAGGGGTCAAAGATCCGTGGCTTGTCCCAGTAAAGCTCGTGGCGATGCAGCGTCCAGGGCATGACAAGGACAGTGGCGCCCTTCGCAATCTCGACGGTCTCGCCACTGGGCGCCGTATAGCGATCGTCGGCGATCGCATCGCGGTTGATTGAGGGCGCCGGCGGATAGAGCCGCATCGCCTCTTCGAAAGAGGCTCGCACATGCGGCATCTGCTCAAGCCAATCGACCGGATCGGCGCCGGACGCTATGACCTCATCGATTTCCCGCTCCATTGCGTCCCTGACATCCGGACAGTGGGCCACGCAATACAAGGTCCAGGCCAGGGCACGCGCCGTCGTCTCGTGCCCGGCCCCGATGAAGGTCAGGATATTGTCCTCGATCTCTTCCGAGGTCAGACCGTCAGGTCCTTCCAGCTCGAGAAGCAATGTCAAGAAATCGTCCGGTGCGTTCTCCCGATCCGTCTTGATGATGGCCCGGCGGTGATCCATCGTCCGTCGCACGAGTTCGCGGAACTTGCGCAAGACGCCGAGACCCCGGATTCGGGTCAGGCGCGGGATCCATCTCGGAGCTTTCAACAAGTCCAGCGGATCGATCCGTCCCATGCTGTGCAGGAGATCGTCGACATCCTTGGCGAAATCGCCCTGTTCGGAGACGATCCCGCCGGAGAAGAGAGTTTCGGAAAGGATCGCATAAGTCAGTTCGGTCATGTCGACGGCGATATCGCGGACGACGCCCTCGGTCCCCGCTTCGTAACGTTCAAGAAAAAGTTCGCTCTGCTCGCGCATCTGGCGGGCGAAGCCGCGGGCATGGCGAGGAGTGAAGACCGGCGCCATGGCCTTGCGCGAGCGTTTCCACACGGGACCTTCGGCCGTCAGTAGGCCATCGCGCAGAATGGGGCGCAGGACAAGCTGGCGGATCTCGGACATCTCGTAATTCGAGGCGTTGTCGACGAGCACGTGGCGGATCAGACCTGGGTCATTGGCAATGATGGTGGTCTGGCCAAAAAAGCGAGTGACGATCCAGGGCCAGGTGTAGGACGGCTGCCCCCAAAGTTCGAGCGGGTTCCTCAGCACTGTGCGGATGATTTCCAGTCGGCTGGGCGGGACCGTCCGCGGCACAGGCGCCGGCGGCTCGAAAGTCGATTTGCGCAGACTGGCGTCCATGTGATGCTCCCTCGAAGGGTTGGAGCCCCCCTAGAGGAATTAGAGCAGGGACTCCAACTCGTCCAGCCGATCATTGATCAGCCAGCCGTAATAGTTCTCTTCCGGCCAATTCGCCGCACCGCTCGCCCGCTTTGCCGCCAGAGCACGGGCCCGCTGCTGCGAGCCGCCAATGTTGAAAAGCGTCGCCGTAACACCCGGGTTCCCCGAGATATCGACATCGGCAATCTGTCTGTAGTCGTCAATCGACTTGCGGATGACCGCTGCCATGAAGGCGAGCGAGATGTCGGGATCCATGATCGCCTTGTAGACGCCCGCCGCGTCGTTCTCGTCGAGCCGGGCATAGCCGGACTTCTGATGCACGAGATCCGACAGCATGAGGGCCGTCAAAGGATTGATCTGCCCCAGACCAAAGGTCTGACCCGCATAGAAGGGCTGGAAGAACACGGCGCTGAAGCGATTGTTCGGATAGGACTTGCCGCCGACGGATTTGCCGCGGAAGCGATCCTGCCACACATCTTCGCGGCAGGTCCAGAGACGGTAGGAGTCAGAATAGCCGTTGCATTCGGCAAATTCCGGCCGGCCGACGAAGTCGGCAATGCTCTCGTCCTTGTAGCCGAATCGGAAGCTGTTGCCGGCGTAAGATGCGGCCTTCACGTAATAGCTCTGGAGGCTGTCATAGGCGTCGACATTGTAGGTGTGCTCGCCGACGATGGCACCCACCATGTGGATGGGCGCAATGCCATAGGCGGCGGCCGTCTTCTTGAGCTTGCCCACCAGCTTCGAGTCCGTCTTCAGGAGATCGCGGACCTTTTCATATTTCAGATCGAAGCTGGTCTTGCCCGCTTTGGTACGCCGCACGGAGGCGCCGGGAATGGCCGGCTGTTCGGCATTGCGATTTCCCGAGGGGACCTTGTCGTCAGCAAGCGACACTGCGGGCACAAGCCCGGCGAGCGTAATGGCGACGATGAGATTTCTGGCAATAGTAAGCACGATGCGCGGCCCCTGGACATTTGTCCTCGAACGGATTGCCGGCGCATTCGCGGGCAGCGTCCGACTGCGGCCCTCCTTACATAAGAGGCACCTGTATTGTCGATATGGGCCGCTTTCACTTTCCCGGCACGCCGGGGGCGAAAGCGACCCATAGATGCACAAAGATCACAGGATGTAGCGGCTAAGGTCCGTGTTGGCGGCGAGATCGCCGACATGCTCCTGCACATAAGCCGAGTCGATCATCACTTCCGAGCCACCGCGGTCCGGTGCATGGAAGGAAATCTCGTCGAGCACCCGCTCCATCACCGTCTGCAGGCGACGGGCACCGATGTTCTCAACCGTTTCGTTGAGCTGAACCGCGACATCGGCGAGAGCATCGATCGCATCCTCGGTGAAGTCGAGATTGAGCTCCTCGGTTGCCATCAGCGCCTTGTACTGGCGGATCAGGCTCGCTTCGGTCTCTGTCAGGATGCGGCGGAAATCTTCCTTGGTCAGTGGCTTCAGCTCGACGCGGATCGGCAGGCGGCCCTGAAGCTCCGGCAGAAGGTCGGAGGGCTTGGACACATGAAATGCGCCAGACGCGATGAAGAGGATGTGGTCGGTCTTCACCGGACCGTATTTGGTCGCGACCGTCGTCCCTTCGACCAGCGGCAGGAGGTCACGCTGCACGCCTTCGCGCGAAACACCGGCGCCCATGGCACCTTCGCGGGCGGCGATCTTGTCGATCTCGTCGAGGAAGACGATGCCGTCATTTTCGACGGAACGCAGCGCTTCCCGCTGGATGACTTCATTGTCGATGAGCTTGTCCGATTCATCACGGATCAGGTCGGCATAGGATGCCTTGACGGTGGTCCGGACCTTCTTGGTACGGTTACCCATGGCCTTGCCGAACATTTCCGACAGGTTGAGGATGCCGATGTTGGCACCGGGCATGCCGGGAACTTCGAAGCCGGGCGCGCCGGAGCCGCTGTCGGCCACTTCGATATCGATTTCCTTGTCATCGAGCTCGCCGTTGCGGAGCTTCTTGCGGAAGCTGTCCCGTGTAGCCGGAGATGCCGTGGCGCCGACAAGGGCATCGAGCACGCGCTCTTCGGCCAGCTGATGCGCCTTGGCCTGCACTTCCAGACGCTTCTTGTCGCGGATGAGTGCGATGCCGATCTCGACCAGATCGCGGATGATCTGCTCGACATCGCGGCCGACATAACCGACTTCGGTGAACTTTGTCGCCTCCACCTTGATGAAGGGCGCGCCGGCGAGCTTGGCCAGGCGGCGGGAGATTTCCGTCTTGCCGACGCCGGTCGGTCCGATCATCAGGATATTCTTCGGCATCACCTCGTCGCGCAGATCTTCCGAAAGCTGCTGGCGGCGCCAGCGGTTGCGCAAGGCGATCGCGACCGCGCGCTTGGCGTCATGCTGGCCGATGATATGGCGGTCGAGCTCGGAAACGATCTCGCGCGGGGAGAAATTGGTCATTTCGGGTTGCTCCTCACGATGCCGCGGACCCGCGCATCGTCTCTTGGTGTGGAATTCGATCGGCAGCCGTCAGTCGGCGTCGAGGGTTTCGACCACCATGTTGTTGTTGGTGTAGACGCAGATCTCGCCGGCGATGGTCAGAGCGCGCCGGGCGATGTCCTCCGCCGAGCGCTCTGTATCCATGAGGGCGCGGGCAGCAGCATAGGCGAAGTTGCCGCCGGAGCCGATGGCGATGGTGCCGTGTTCGGGTTCCAACACATCACCATTGCCGGTGATCGCGAGCGTGATCGACTTGTCGGCCACCAGCATCATGGCTTCGAGATTGCGCAGATACTTGTCAGTGCGCCAGTCCTTGGCGAGCTCGACGGCTGCGCGCATCAGCTGGCCGGGATATTGTTCGAGCTTCTTTTCGAGGCGATCGAGCAGCGTAAAGGCATCGGCTGTCGCGCCGGCAAAGCCTGCGATCACATCGCCGCCCTTGCCGATGCGGCGGACCTTGCGGGCATTGCCCTTCATCACGGTCTGGCCAAGGCTGACCTGTCCGTCACCGGCCATCACCACCTTGCCGTCCTTGCGTACGGTAACAATCGTTGTCATCAATCACCTGTCACCCGCCTCTGCGGGCCTTGTGGAACGGGCTTTGAGGCCCGGTTTGTCGGTTCCTATGTAAGTGGGCTTTCAACGATTGCAATCTGCGGCAAAAGCTCCAGCGCCGCCTTGCGGCAGCGCAATGTAACTTCTGGATATTTCACCGCCCTGCTGTTATGGGAGGGCCGAGATCCTCATGGAGCAGCCAAATGGCAGAGCGTAAAGGCGAAGTTTCCCGCAAAACCAACGAAACCTCGGTCTCGGTTTCCGTCCATATTGACGGCACCGGCACGGGCAAGATTTCGACGGGCGTGGGCTTCTTCGACCATATGCTCGACCAGCTCTGCCGCCACTCGCTGATCGACATGAACATCGATGTGAAGGGCGACCTGCATATCGACGATCACCACACCGTCGAGGATACGGGCATCGCGCTCGGCCAGGCGATTTCCAAGGCGCTTGGCGACCGCAAGGGTATCACGCGTTATGCCTCGATCGATCTTGCCATGGACGAGACGATGACCAAGGCGGCCATCGACGTCTCCGGCCGTCCGTTCCTGGTCTGGAACGTCGCTTTCAGCGCGCCAAAGATCGGCACCTTTGACACCGAACTGGTGCGCGAATTCTTCCAGGCTCTTGCCCAGAACGCCGGGATTACGCTGCATGTGCTGAACCATTACGGCGCGAACAACCATCATATCGCCGAGACCTGCTTCAAGGCGGTCGCGCGGGCGCTTCGGACGGCAACCGAAGTTGATCCGCGGCAGGCAAACCGTATCCCCTCCACCAAGGGCACCCTGGTTTAAGGGGCAGTTTCCCGAGTGAGACTGCCACCTTGCTCCGGTTCGGACGTTGAAGCCGAACCGTCGAGCAGAAAGGACTGGAAGACATGCGTGTAGCTATCATCGACTACGGCTCGGGCAATCTGCGCTCGGCCACCAAGGCCTTTGAACGGGCCGCCCGCGAGGCCGGCCTTAACGCCGAAATCGAACTCACCGACAAGGCGGACCGTGTCGCCATCGCCGACCGAATCGTGCTTCCGGGTGTCGGGGCCTATGCCGACTGCCGCAAGGGGCTCGATGCCGTTCCCGGCATGCATGACGCGATCACGGAAGTGGTTGAGACCAAGGGGCGTCCCTTTTTCGGTATCTGCGTCGGAATGCAGCTCATGTCGTCGCGTGGTCTCGAGAAGACCGTGACCGACGGCTTCGGCTGGATTGAAGGCGATGTCGTCGAAATGACGCCGTCCGATCCATCCCTCAAGATCCCCCAGATCGGCTGGAACACGCTGACGCTCAACCGACCGCATCCCTTGTTTTCGGGCATTCCGACGGGACCGGACGGGCTGCACGCCTATTTCGTCCATTCCTATCACCTCGCTGCGCGCAAGCGCGAGGATGTCATCGCTACGACTGAATATGGTGGCGCGATGACGGCCTTTGTCGGCCGCGACAACATGGTGGGTGCGCAATTCCACCCCGAGAAGAGCCAGGCACTCGGCCTGAAGCTGATCGCCAATTTTCTGACCTGGACGCCCTGAAGGGCACGGATACTCCCATGATCCTCTTTCCCGCCATCGACCTCAAGGACGGCCAGTGCGTACGCCTCAAGCTTGGTGATATGGACCAGGCGACCGTTTACAATCCCGATCCGGCCGCTCAGGCGCGCGCTTTCGAAGACCAGGGCTTCGAATGGCTGCATGTCGTCGACTTGAACGGCGCCTTTGCCGGTGAAAGCGTCAATGGCGCTGCCGTCGATGCAATCCTGAAGGCCACGAAGAACCCGGTACAGCTCGGCGGCGGCATCCGCACGCTCGACCACATCGAGAGCTGGCTGTCGCGTGGGCTGTCGAGGGTGATCCTGGGTACGGTTGCCGTGCGTGATCCGGCGCTTGTCATCGACGCCTGCAAGCGCTTCCCCGGCAAGGTCGCCGTCGGCATCGATGCCAAGGGCGGCAAGGTTGCCGTCGAGGGCTGGGCGGAAGCTTCCGAACTCGGCGTAATCGAACTCGCAGAGCGCTTCGAAGGCGCCGGTGTCGCGGCGATCATCTATACCGACATCGACCGCGACGGGATCCTGACCGGGATCAACTGGGCCTCGACGCTGGAGCTGGCCGCTGCCGTTTCGATCCCGGTGATTGCGTCGGGCGGTCTCGCCTCGATCGAAGATATCAAGCGTATGCTTGAACCTGATGCGAAGAAGCTCGAAGGTGCGATTTCCGGGCGCGCGCTTTATGATGGGCGCATCGACGCAGCAGAGGCGCTGGCGCTTATCAAGGCTGCGAGAGGCTGAGGACAAGACCATGACACTCAAGGCCCGCGTGATCCCCTGCCTCGACGTCAAGGACGGCCGCGTCGTCAAGGGCGTCAACTTCGTCGATCTGATCGATGCCGGTGATCCGGTCGAGGCGGCCAAGGCCTACGATGCAGCCGGCGCCGACGAGCTCTGCTTCCTCGACATCACCGCATCCTCGGACAATCGTGACACGATCTTCGACGTGGTCGCCCAGACGGCCGATCATTGCTTCATGCCGCTGACGGTCGGTGGTGGCGTTCGCGCCGTTGCCGATATCCGCAAGCTGCTGCTTTGCGGCGCCGACAAGGTGTCGATCAATTCGGCAGCGGTGAAGAACCCCGATTTTGTCGCGGAAGCCGCCGACAAGTTCGGCAACCAGTGCATCGTCGTGTCGATCGATGCGAAGAAGGTTTCAGCTGCGGGCGAAACGGATCGCTGGGAGATCTTCACCCATGGCGGACGCCAGCCGACCGGGATCGATGCGGTGGAATTCGCGGTGAAGATGGTCGAGCGCGGGGCCGGCGAACTTCTGGTCACGTCCATGGACCGGGATGGCACCAAGAGCGGCTACGATATCGGCCTCACCCGCACGATCGCCGACAGCGTTCGCGTCCCCGTCATCGCCTCGGGCGGCGTTGGCAATCTGGACGATCTGGTCGCGGGTATTCGCGATGGGCATGCGACCGCCGTGCTTGCCGCCTCGATCTTCCACTTCGGCACCTATTCGATTGCAGAGGCGAAGGCCCATATGGCCGCAGCCGGCATCGCCATGCGTCTCGACTGACGCGGAAGGACCCGTGATGAGCAGTTTCACCCTTGCCGATCTCGAAGTCATTGTAGATAGCCGGGCCCAGGCGGATCCAAGCCAATCCTGGACGGCAAAACTCGTGGCAGGCGGCCAGGACAAGGCTGCAAAAAAGCTCGGCGAAGAGGCGATCGAGGCTGTGATGGCCGCGGTCAGGCAAGACCGCGAGAACCTCGTCTACGAGAGCGCGGACCTCCTTTATCACCTGATGGTCGTATTGAAAATTGCGGACATCCCTTTACAAGCAGTAATGCAGGAACTTGAGCGCCGCACTGCTCAGACAGGCCTGAGCGAGAAGGCCAGTCGGCAGGATCCATGACGATAGCTATGCGGGACCCCGAAACGCCAGACGTCCTCGACCATTTCCAGGCGAACGGCTATTCCCCCTATCACTTCTTCGATTCCGAAGAATGGGCGCATTTCCGCGCCGATACGCCGCTGACCCTGACAGCTGACGAGGTTCACCGGCTCCGCTCGATCGATGATCCGATCGATCTCAATGAAGTCCGGCGGATCTATCTGTCGCTCTCGCGCCTGTTGTCTTCACATGTAGAATCCTCGCAGCTGTTGTTCGAGCAGCGCAACCGCTTCCTCAGCCTTTCCGACGTCTTCAAGACGCCGTTTGTGATCGGCATTGCCGGATCCGTTGCCGTGGGCAAATCGACGACCGCGCGTGTTCTGAAAGAACTTCTGGCGCGTTGGCCATCCAGCCCGAAGGTCGACCTCGTGACGACCGACGGCTTCCTGTATCCGAACGCGCATCTGGTGAAGAACGGCATCCTGAACCGCAAAGGCTTCCCGGAAAGCTACGACATCGGTGCGCTCCTGCGCTTCCTGTCGGCGATCAAGGCGGGACTGCCGAATGTCAAGGCGCCCAGCTATTCGCACTTGACCTATGACGTATTGCCGAACGAGCACCGGGTGATCGACCGTCCGGATATCCTGATCTTCGAGGGCATCAACGTCCTTCAGTCGCGCAACCTTCCGGCCGACGGCAAGATCGTGCCGATGGTCTCGGACTTCTTCGACTTCTCGATCTATATCGACGCCGATGAGAACGCGACCCACCGCTGGTATGTCGACCGCTTCATGAAACTGCGGCAGACCGCGTTCCGCGATCCTAACTCCTACTTCCATCGCTATGCTACCATCAGTGAGGACGAGGCCAAGGAGATCGCCGAGGGCCTCTGGACGAATATCAACCTGAAGAACCTCAGGGAAAACATCCTGCCGACCCGGCCACGCGCCGATCTCATCCTGCGCAAGGGTGACAATCACCTCGTCGAAACCGTGGCGCTGAGAAAACTGTAGGCGATCGATCGCCGGCTACGGATTGACCCGGCGCAGGGTCAGATTGATGCGCCCACCCGATTTCAGAAGGGTCGAGGTCCCGGGATAGATTCGATCGACCCCGTGGAAGCAGAGGCGCCCCTCCCCTCCCAGCAAGAAAACATCGCCGCTTTCCAGCTTCAGCGATTGGGTGCGATCGGTCCGTGCCAATCCCCCGATGCGAAACAGGCAGGTATTGCCGAGTGAGATCGAGAGCACCGGTGCGGCAAATTCCGATTCGTCGCGGTCCTGATGCAGGCCCATCTTGGCATCGTCGGCATAGAAATTGACGAGGCAGGCCTCCGGATCTTTCGGATAGCCTGAAAGCTCGCGCCAGAGATCAAGAAGAACGTCCGGAATTGCCGGCCATCGCTTGCCCGTCATCGGGTGGGTTGCCTGATAACGATAGCCGCGCTCCTTGTCCGTCACCCAGCCGAGCGGTCCGCAATTCGTCATCCGGACAGACATGGGCCTGCCGGAGCCAGGCATGACCGGCACGTAAAGCGGTGCATCGGTCACGACACCGCGAATGATCTCGACAAGGCTTTCCTGCTCCTCACGCGCCAGCCGGCCAGGCAGGTACCGAAGACCGGATGAAAGACTGATCTCGGCTTTCGCTGCGGCCATGCTCAATCTCCCGCCGGTTTGCCACGCATCTTCTTCACGTCCGAGCGACCGGATTTCGCCTTGAGGCGCCGTTCGATGGAGCCTTTAGTCGGCTTTGTCTTCTTGCGTGGGGGCGGTGGCGGCTTGGCGGCCTCGAGGAGCAATTCCTTCAACCGTTCCCGTGCATCTTCGCGATTGCGATCCTGGCTGCGGAAGCGGCTGGCCTCGATCATCAACACGCCTTCCTTGGACAGGCGTTTGCCGGCGAGCTTCGCGGCGTTCTGCTTCACGCGATCATTAAGCGCCGGAGATCCGAGCAGATTGAAGAAGAGCTGAACCGCAGTCGAAACCTTGTTGACGTTCTGACCGCCCGGGCCC
Encoded here:
- a CDS encoding cytochrome P450, which produces MDASLRKSTFEPPAPVPRTVPPSRLEIIRTVLRNPLELWGQPSYTWPWIVTRFFGQTTIIANDPGLIRHVLVDNASNYEMSEIRQLVLRPILRDGLLTAEGPVWKRSRKAMAPVFTPRHARGFARQMREQSELFLERYEAGTEGVVRDIAVDMTELTYAILSETLFSGGIVSEQGDFAKDVDDLLHSMGRIDPLDLLKAPRWIPRLTRIRGLGVLRKFRELVRRTMDHRRAIIKTDRENAPDDFLTLLLELEGPDGLTSEEIEDNILTFIGAGHETTARALAWTLYCVAHCPDVRDAMEREIDEVIASGADPVDWLEQMPHVRASFEEAMRLYPPAPSINRDAIADDRYTAPSGETVEIAKGATVLVMPWTLHRHELYWDKPRIFDPSRFLPGEREKIGRFQYLPFGAGPRVCIGATFALQEAVIALAVLMQRYRFATTPQTKPWPVQKLTTQPAGGLPMRVTPRKP
- a CDS encoding DUF1402 family protein, with protein sequence MVAITLAGLVPAVSLADDKVPSGNRNAEQPAIPGASVRRTKAGKTSFDLKYEKVRDLLKTDSKLVGKLKKTAAAYGIAPIHMVGAIVGEHTYNVDAYDSLQSYYVKAASYAGNSFRFGYKDESIADFVGRPEFAECNGYSDSYRLWTCREDVWQDRFRGKSVGGKSYPNNRFSAVFFQPFYAGQTFGLGQINPLTALMLSDLVHQKSGYARLDENDAAGVYKAIMDPDISLAFMAAVIRKSIDDYRQIADVDISGNPGVTATLFNIGGSQQRARALAAKRASGAANWPEENYYGWLINDRLDELESLL
- the hslU gene encoding ATP-dependent protease ATPase subunit HslU codes for the protein MTNFSPREIVSELDRHIIGQHDAKRAVAIALRNRWRRQQLSEDLRDEVMPKNILMIGPTGVGKTEISRRLAKLAGAPFIKVEATKFTEVGYVGRDVEQIIRDLVEIGIALIRDKKRLEVQAKAHQLAEERVLDALVGATASPATRDSFRKKLRNGELDDKEIDIEVADSGSGAPGFEVPGMPGANIGILNLSEMFGKAMGNRTKKVRTTVKASYADLIRDESDKLIDNEVIQREALRSVENDGIVFLDEIDKIAAREGAMGAGVSREGVQRDLLPLVEGTTVATKYGPVKTDHILFIASGAFHVSKPSDLLPELQGRLPIRVELKPLTKEDFRRILTETEASLIRQYKALMATEELNLDFTEDAIDALADVAVQLNETVENIGARRLQTVMERVLDEISFHAPDRGGSEVMIDSAYVQEHVGDLAANTDLSRYIL
- the hslV gene encoding ATP-dependent protease subunit HslV, with product MTTIVTVRKDGKVVMAGDGQVSLGQTVMKGNARKVRRIGKGGDVIAGFAGATADAFTLLDRLEKKLEQYPGQLMRAAVELAKDWRTDKYLRNLEAMMLVADKSITLAITGNGDVLEPEHGTIAIGSGGNFAYAAARALMDTERSAEDIARRALTIAGEICVYTNNNMVVETLDAD
- the hisB gene encoding imidazoleglycerol-phosphate dehydratase HisB, whose amino-acid sequence is MAERKGEVSRKTNETSVSVSVHIDGTGTGKISTGVGFFDHMLDQLCRHSLIDMNIDVKGDLHIDDHHTVEDTGIALGQAISKALGDRKGITRYASIDLAMDETMTKAAIDVSGRPFLVWNVAFSAPKIGTFDTELVREFFQALAQNAGITLHVLNHYGANNHHIAETCFKAVARALRTATEVDPRQANRIPSTKGTLV
- the hisH gene encoding imidazole glycerol phosphate synthase subunit HisH, which produces MRVAIIDYGSGNLRSATKAFERAAREAGLNAEIELTDKADRVAIADRIVLPGVGAYADCRKGLDAVPGMHDAITEVVETKGRPFFGICVGMQLMSSRGLEKTVTDGFGWIEGDVVEMTPSDPSLKIPQIGWNTLTLNRPHPLFSGIPTGPDGLHAYFVHSYHLAARKREDVIATTEYGGAMTAFVGRDNMVGAQFHPEKSQALGLKLIANFLTWTP
- the hisA gene encoding 1-(5-phosphoribosyl)-5-[(5-phosphoribosylamino)methylideneamino]imidazole-4-carboxamide isomerase; amino-acid sequence: MILFPAIDLKDGQCVRLKLGDMDQATVYNPDPAAQARAFEDQGFEWLHVVDLNGAFAGESVNGAAVDAILKATKNPVQLGGGIRTLDHIESWLSRGLSRVILGTVAVRDPALVIDACKRFPGKVAVGIDAKGGKVAVEGWAEASELGVIELAERFEGAGVAAIIYTDIDRDGILTGINWASTLELAAAVSIPVIASGGLASIEDIKRMLEPDAKKLEGAISGRALYDGRIDAAEALALIKAARG
- the hisF gene encoding imidazole glycerol phosphate synthase subunit HisF, which encodes MTLKARVIPCLDVKDGRVVKGVNFVDLIDAGDPVEAAKAYDAAGADELCFLDITASSDNRDTIFDVVAQTADHCFMPLTVGGGVRAVADIRKLLLCGADKVSINSAAVKNPDFVAEAADKFGNQCIVVSIDAKKVSAAGETDRWEIFTHGGRQPTGIDAVEFAVKMVERGAGELLVTSMDRDGTKSGYDIGLTRTIADSVRVPVIASGGVGNLDDLVAGIRDGHATAVLAASIFHFGTYSIAEAKAHMAAAGIAMRLD
- a CDS encoding phosphoribosyl-ATP diphosphatase codes for the protein MSSFTLADLEVIVDSRAQADPSQSWTAKLVAGGQDKAAKKLGEEAIEAVMAAVRQDRENLVYESADLLYHLMVVLKIADIPLQAVMQELERRTAQTGLSEKASRQDP
- the coaA gene encoding type I pantothenate kinase, with the translated sequence MTIAMRDPETPDVLDHFQANGYSPYHFFDSEEWAHFRADTPLTLTADEVHRLRSIDDPIDLNEVRRIYLSLSRLLSSHVESSQLLFEQRNRFLSLSDVFKTPFVIGIAGSVAVGKSTTARVLKELLARWPSSPKVDLVTTDGFLYPNAHLVKNGILNRKGFPESYDIGALLRFLSAIKAGLPNVKAPSYSHLTYDVLPNEHRVIDRPDILIFEGINVLQSRNLPADGKIVPMVSDFFDFSIYIDADENATHRWYVDRFMKLRQTAFRDPNSYFHRYATISEDEAKEIAEGLWTNINLKNLRENILPTRPRADLILRKGDNHLVETVALRKL
- a CDS encoding alpha-ketoglutarate-dependent dioxygenase AlkB family protein; translation: MAAAKAEISLSSGLRYLPGRLAREEQESLVEIIRGVVTDAPLYVPVMPGSGRPMSVRMTNCGPLGWVTDKERGYRYQATHPMTGKRWPAIPDVLLDLWRELSGYPKDPEACLVNFYADDAKMGLHQDRDESEFAAPVLSISLGNTCLFRIGGLARTDRTQSLKLESGDVFLLGGEGRLCFHGVDRIYPGTSTLLKSGGRINLTLRRVNP
- the arfB gene encoding alternative ribosome rescue aminoacyl-tRNA hydrolase ArfB, whose amino-acid sequence is MASEPLEINNRITIAGWELTEQFVLAGGPGGQNVNKVSTAVQLFFNLLGSPALNDRVKQNAAKLAGKRLSKEGVLMIEASRFRSQDRNREDARERLKELLLEAAKPPPPPRKKTKPTKGSIERRLKAKSGRSDVKKMRGKPAGD